Genomic segment of Bacillota bacterium:
CACTCTTGAATGATCTTCTCCTTGAACTCATCAGAATACTGGCGTGACTTCATTTGGAAACCCTCCCTGACTCAATACTATCATAGTGCAAAGGGTTTCTCCAAACTCATTGCGGGGCCCTTAGGATTGGACCTCCTTTGTTCTATTTGCGTTCGATGCGGATACTGTCGATGTGAACCGGGTAAACGGGCGGCATAGGCTCTGCCCTAAGATGTGCCAATCTGATAAACACGGAATTAAGACTGCTTTGTTCTCCGTAGAAGGGCACGTCGGTTCCCACCAGGTTGTTGTTGAGATAAACATCGTATGTATTGGACGCAACGTCCACCTCGACCCGTAGGTGATACCACGTATTGGCTTCATAGTCGGCCAGTTTCAACCAGTTCTGTTTTTCCGTCATGTAAAGCGCTCGTAAGTCACCATAGCGATCAAACTGGAGATATACACCGCAGTTTTCAGTAGAGTATTTGTTCAAAGCTTCGTAGTCGCTGGCAAAAATGATGTTGAGACTGCGGTTTGTCCCGGTCATGTACGCCCACAATTCCAGGGAGACTATACCTGTCTGTGGTTCAAAGGCGATATAGTAGGAGTCTCCTTTGTAGTCAGTCTCGTAATTGGGATGTTCCATGTATACAGTCTTTCGACCGAAGTGGTCGGAAATGACTGGATTTCCATTGTATACATGGACTCCACTAGGGGCTCCTCCGACTTCGTCGTCCTCAAAGTCTGAGAAGAATAGCAATAGATCGCCTTGTTCGGGAGGCAGAATGGTTACACATCCAGCACAGACCATTAGCAGTAACACCAAGACTCCC
This window contains:
- a CDS encoding LamG domain-containing protein translates to MYRHTWGVLVLLLMVCAGCVTILPPEQGDLLLFFSDFEDDEVGGAPSGVHVYNGNPVISDHFGRKTVYMEHPNYETDYKGDSYYIAFEPQTGIVSLELWAYMTGTNRSLNIIFASDYEALNKYSTENCGVYLQFDRYGDLRALYMTEKQNWLKLADYEANTWYHLRVEVDVASNTYDVYLNNNLVGTDVPFYGEQSSLNSVFIRLAHLRAEPMPPVYPVHIDSIRIERK